A window of Methanolobus sediminis contains these coding sequences:
- the afpA gene encoding archaeoflavoprotein AfpA, with amino-acid sequence MKRIAWGITGSGDLIKETYETMVDIKNKTDLQIMVFLSKEGETVMKWYHMWDDIQKDFPNFKTEGGPNSPFIAGPLQVGYYDALIIAPMTSNSVAKIVCGIGDTLVTNVVSQTAKGSTPIYILPVDREMGTVKTVSPEGRVMELKMREVDVSNTKKLAQMENITVINSPDELYDILGVNRD; translated from the coding sequence ATGAAAAGGATAGCATGGGGAATTACGGGGTCAGGAGACCTTATCAAAGAAACATATGAGACAATGGTGGATATCAAGAACAAGACCGATCTGCAGATAATGGTTTTCCTTTCAAAGGAAGGAGAGACCGTTATGAAATGGTATCATATGTGGGATGACATCCAGAAGGATTTCCCTAATTTTAAAACAGAAGGCGGACCAAACTCACCATTTATTGCAGGACCGCTTCAGGTCGGATACTATGATGCACTTATCATCGCCCCGATGACTTCCAACAGTGTTGCAAAAATAGTATGTGGAATCGGAGATACCCTTGTCACAAATGTTGTTTCACAGACAGCAAAAGGAAGCACACCGATATACATACTGCCAGTTGACAGGGAAATGGGAACTGTCAAAACAGTATCTCCTGAAGGACGTGTAATGGAACTGAAAATGCGCGAAGTTGACGTATCCAATACAAAGAAACTTGCCCAGATGGAAAATATTACAGTTATCAATAGTCCTGATGAACTTTATGACATACTTGGTGTGAACAGGGATTAA
- a CDS encoding ferredoxin--NADP reductase: protein MEFEEPVTEIIKRTYNVKSFRFKKPDDFDYKAGQYVIITLKDGEKKIGKPFTLSSSPTEKDHIEFTKKLTGHEYSNMLDAMVPGDKATIKGPFGKLTFEGEREKIALLSGGIGITPMISICKYCTDMKLNTDIMLICSDKTEEDMIFTEELEEMKKQNPNLNVFHTLTRASESWTGCRERICENLILRELPDYYERTFYVCGPPPMVDSMVELLQSMRIPDSEINKESLIGY, encoded by the coding sequence CTGGAATTTGAAGAACCTGTTACAGAGATTATAAAACGGACGTACAATGTAAAAAGTTTCAGGTTCAAGAAACCGGATGATTTTGATTACAAAGCCGGACAATATGTGATAATCACATTAAAAGACGGAGAGAAGAAAATTGGTAAACCCTTTACGCTCTCCAGCAGCCCTACTGAAAAAGATCACATTGAATTTACAAAAAAACTCACGGGACATGAGTACTCAAACATGCTTGATGCCATGGTGCCGGGAGACAAAGCGACGATAAAAGGTCCATTTGGCAAACTTACCTTTGAAGGGGAACGCGAAAAGATAGCACTTCTCAGTGGTGGCATAGGTATCACACCAATGATCAGCATTTGCAAATATTGCACTGATATGAAACTTAATACGGATATCATGTTGATATGCAGTGACAAGACCGAAGAGGACATGATATTCACAGAAGAACTTGAGGAGATGAAAAAACAAAATCCCAACCTCAATGTATTCCACACACTCACCAGGGCCTCAGAAAGCTGGACAGGATGCAGGGAGCGCATCTGTGAGAACCTTATACTCCGGGAATTACCGGATTATTATGAAAGAACATTCTACGTATGCGGACCACCACCCATGGTTGATTCAATGGTGGAACTGCTTCAATCTATGAGAATACCCGATAGCGAGATCAACAAAGAATCACTGATAGGTTACTAA
- a CDS encoding flavodoxin family protein has translation MSEDRSIRLLGISGSPRRKSTDYVVNEALRFAQEKYGAEVEYFSARGKEMKFCIHCDYCVRKKEGCIHKDDLVELYDKMLWADAWIIGTPVYQGTLSAQTKTIMDRCRAVVARDPKSFMNKVGAAAAVGGDRIGGQEPAIQNILNFYVISEMIPVAGGSFGSNLGGTFWSQDRGAEGAAEDSEGIRSLHRTMNKLMKTAIATKDLRKEE, from the coding sequence ATGTCAGAAGACAGAAGCATTCGCCTGCTGGGCATCTCAGGAAGCCCCAGGAGGAAGTCCACAGATTATGTTGTAAATGAAGCTCTCAGATTCGCGCAGGAAAAATATGGTGCTGAAGTAGAATATTTCTCTGCCCGCGGCAAAGAGATGAAATTCTGCATCCACTGTGATTATTGTGTCCGTAAGAAAGAAGGCTGTATTCACAAAGATGACCTTGTGGAACTCTACGATAAAATGCTCTGGGCAGACGCATGGATAATTGGCACTCCAGTATACCAGGGTACTCTAAGTGCCCAGACTAAAACTATTATGGACAGGTGCCGTGCAGTTGTTGCGCGTGATCCAAAGTCCTTTATGAACAAAGTTGGAGCTGCCGCTGCTGTTGGTGGAGACAGGATAGGCGGACAGGAACCTGCAATACAGAATATTCTCAATTTTTACGTCATCAGTGAAATGATACCTGTTGCAGGTGGATCATTCGGATCTAACCTTGGCGGTACGTTCTGGTCACAGGACAGAGGTGCCGAAGGTGCTGCAGAAGATTCGGAAGGAATCAGAAGCCTGCACAGAACCATGAATAAACTCATGAAAACGGCCATAGCAACAAAAGACCTGCGTAAGGAGGAGTAA
- a CDS encoding 4Fe-4S dicluster domain-containing protein, producing the protein MPPEVDLAKCEGIGACAQACPTDVIEVQEDANGDLKSVIARPDDCVECGNCVDACPQEAITLE; encoded by the coding sequence ATGCCACCAGAAGTAGATTTAGCTAAATGTGAAGGAATAGGAGCCTGCGCTCAGGCATGCCCGACAGACGTTATTGAAGTACAGGAAGACGCAAACGGAGATTTAAAATCCGTCATTGCACGTCCTGACGACTGTGTGGAATGCGGTAACTGTGTTGATGCCTGCCCACAGGAAGCAATAACACTGGAATAA
- a CDS encoding multiheme c-type cytochrome has translation MRGTVVKLGLVLAAMLLLLSTGSVATATPATQAGEYSSDDFAYESKCRQCHAIIYAEWEGTMHFNAYLDPFYLEEVKIASEDTNGSLDEFCSRCHTPIGVVSGEIPPIDGSEMSDIAKLGVQCDFCHVVSGSNGTGNAQFTVTPGNTKWGPFDDARGNYHESEYLELFTQSEYCGMCHQVINPVNGLVIDDTYSTWKDSQYAEENVVCQDCHMTEGITQFKANPGRAGSGAPKRDHIPLHDIVGANTLIPPMFGAENVADMAVERLQKATIMDISAPETASAGDEILIDLSITNSGAGHKIPTGVSEIREMWLELTVTDANGDIIYNAGSVDADGNIIDAKVLYNNVLADIEGKETKSFWLAESVLEDNRIGPKETVTEEHSFVMPENAAYPLTVQSTLKYRSAPQDMIDKLLGEETGVPVVDMNEISAIIYDPSTPADERNQPESGSTSTPGFSALTAAMVLGITMYILKRK, from the coding sequence ATGAGGGGAACCGTTGTAAAGCTTGGCCTGGTCTTGGCAGCAATGCTTTTACTACTTAGCACAGGTAGCGTTGCAACTGCAACACCGGCAACACAAGCTGGCGAATACAGCTCGGACGATTTTGCCTATGAAAGTAAATGCAGGCAATGCCATGCTATAATTTATGCCGAATGGGAAGGAACTATGCACTTTAATGCATACCTTGATCCGTTCTATCTTGAAGAGGTAAAGATAGCAAGTGAAGACACAAATGGCTCACTGGACGAGTTCTGCTCACGTTGTCACACACCCATAGGAGTTGTCAGTGGTGAAATACCACCAATAGATGGTTCTGAAATGTCCGATATTGCCAAACTCGGAGTACAGTGTGATTTCTGTCACGTAGTATCCGGAAGTAATGGTACAGGAAATGCACAATTCACAGTGACCCCTGGAAATACGAAATGGGGACCATTCGATGATGCAAGAGGGAACTACCATGAGTCCGAATACCTTGAACTTTTTACTCAGTCAGAATACTGTGGAATGTGCCATCAGGTAATCAACCCTGTTAACGGGCTTGTTATTGACGATACATATTCAACATGGAAAGACAGCCAGTATGCTGAAGAGAATGTCGTATGTCAGGACTGTCACATGACAGAAGGTATCACGCAGTTCAAGGCAAATCCCGGACGTGCCGGGTCAGGTGCTCCTAAAAGAGATCATATTCCCTTACATGATATTGTGGGTGCCAACACCCTGATACCACCAATGTTTGGTGCTGAGAACGTAGCTGACATGGCAGTTGAAAGGCTGCAAAAAGCCACTATAATGGATATATCGGCACCAGAGACTGCATCTGCAGGAGATGAAATTCTTATTGATTTATCCATCACAAACTCCGGTGCCGGACACAAGATCCCCACTGGAGTTTCTGAAATAAGAGAGATGTGGCTGGAACTTACGGTCACTGATGCAAACGGGGATATTATTTACAACGCCGGAAGTGTCGATGCTGATGGGAACATCATAGACGCAAAAGTGTTATACAACAACGTTCTGGCAGATATTGAAGGGAAGGAAACAAAGAGTTTCTGGCTTGCAGAAAGTGTTCTTGAAGATAACAGGATCGGTCCAAAGGAAACTGTAACAGAAGAGCACTCATTTGTTATGCCTGAAAATGCAGCATACCCTCTTACAGTACAGAGCACCCTGAAATACAGGTCAGCTCCGCAGGATATGATCGATAAGCTCCTTGGAGAAGAAACAGGGGTTCCGGTTGTTGACATGAACGAAATCTCTGCAATCATTTATGATCCATCAACACCTGCAGATGAAAGAAACCAGCCAGAATCAGGCAGTACAAGCACTCCAGGGTTTAGTGCACTTACTGCTGCAATGGTTCTTGGAATTACGATGTATATCTTAAAAAGAAAATAA
- a CDS encoding carboxymuconolactone decarboxylase family protein yields the protein MCGEQGKGCGHRDIIDDMSDKLGFTPQILETLGELEPEFVHKYNMCNHKLLKDGALPAKTKILMALAVVASKQCERCVVSQMKSALKNGATKEEIMEVMDVIFITSGAPAVAACRDALKQLK from the coding sequence ATGTGCGGAGAACAAGGTAAAGGATGCGGACACAGAGATATCATCGATGATATGTCCGACAAGCTGGGATTCACACCACAGATATTAGAAACATTGGGGGAACTTGAACCTGAATTTGTACACAAATATAACATGTGTAATCACAAATTGCTTAAAGATGGGGCACTCCCTGCAAAGACAAAGATACTTATGGCACTTGCCGTAGTTGCATCAAAACAGTGTGAACGCTGTGTTGTGTCACAGATGAAGAGTGCACTGAAGAACGGCGCAACAAAGGAAGAGATCATGGAAGTAATGGACGTCATTTTCATCACATCCGGAGCTCCTGCTGTTGCCGCATGCAGAGATGCACTAAAACAGCTTAAATAA
- a CDS encoding DUF2180 family protein yields the protein MMKCYDCMEDGDDTEATCICIACGKGLCSDHCKELELPVSVGQPPNVQRLPKGLPRILCKYCFDRTIEDGFD from the coding sequence ATGATGAAATGTTATGACTGCATGGAAGATGGAGACGATACAGAAGCAACATGCATCTGCATTGCCTGCGGAAAAGGCCTCTGTAGCGATCACTGCAAGGAACTTGAACTTCCGGTATCCGTTGGACAGCCACCTAACGTACAGAGGCTTCCAAAGGGACTGCCAAGAATTCTTTGTAAATACTGTTTTGACCGGACAATTGAAGATGGATTCGACTAA
- a CDS encoding DUF2180 family protein has protein sequence MKCFECAKNGKDSDTVAVCIICGRGVCKDHLVREETPVWEGEYSIKLKCGMGISCDYKDIQHWKKVLCMPCHEAMKENY, from the coding sequence ATGAAATGCTTTGAATGTGCAAAAAATGGAAAAGATAGTGACACCGTTGCTGTCTGCATAATCTGCGGGAGAGGAGTTTGCAAGGACCACCTTGTAAGAGAAGAAACACCTGTATGGGAGGGTGAATACAGCATTAAGCTGAAATGTGGAATGGGAATTTCCTGTGACTACAAGGACATACAGCACTGGAAGAAAGTGCTCTGTATGCCATGCCATGAAGCCATGAAGGAGAACTACTAG
- the mer gene encoding 5,10-methylenetetrahydromethanopterin reductase: protein MTFGIEFVPSDPVLKIAHYAKLAEQQGFDNVWITDHYNNRDVYSTLTVLAMNTNSIKLGTGVTNPYTRNAAITASSIASLNEISGGRAILGLGPGDKATFDAMGISWDKPLTTTKESIQAIRGFIAGEKVTMDGDAVKFGGAKMAFKAGNVPIYMGAQGPKMLELAGEISDGVLINASHPKDFEVAVQQIASGAKKAGRDPKEVDVAAYACFSIDKDAAKAAKAAQIVVAFIVAGSPDMVLERHGIDPAAKGDIGGAIAKGDFGALMGGMVTNEMMDAFSICGTPDDCKARINDLLDIGVTQIVAGSPIGPDKEKAIKLIGKEIIG from the coding sequence ATGACATTTGGAATTGAATTTGTACCAAGCGACCCGGTTTTAAAAATAGCTCACTATGCAAAACTTGCTGAACAGCAGGGCTTTGACAATGTATGGATCACAGACCACTACAACAACCGTGATGTCTATTCAACCTTAACCGTGCTTGCAATGAACACAAACAGTATCAAGCTCGGAACAGGTGTAACAAACCCATACACAAGAAATGCAGCTATCACAGCATCAAGCATCGCTTCACTCAATGAGATCTCAGGCGGCCGTGCAATTCTCGGTCTCGGTCCAGGAGACAAGGCAACCTTCGATGCAATGGGCATCTCATGGGACAAGCCACTCACAACCACAAAGGAAAGCATCCAGGCAATCCGTGGCTTCATCGCAGGAGAAAAAGTAACCATGGATGGCGACGCTGTCAAGTTCGGCGGTGCCAAGATGGCATTCAAGGCTGGAAATGTACCTATCTACATGGGTGCACAGGGTCCAAAGATGCTCGAGCTCGCAGGAGAGATCTCCGATGGTGTACTCATCAACGCATCACACCCAAAGGACTTTGAAGTAGCTGTACAGCAGATTGCATCAGGTGCAAAGAAGGCAGGCCGCGATCCAAAGGAAGTTGACGTAGCAGCATACGCATGCTTCTCAATCGACAAGGATGCAGCAAAGGCAGCAAAGGCAGCTCAGATCGTAGTTGCATTCATTGTTGCAGGTTCTCCTGACATGGTACTTGAGCGCCACGGAATCGACCCAGCAGCAAAGGGTGACATCGGTGGAGCAATCGCAAAGGGTGACTTCGGTGCACTCATGGGCGGTATGGTTACAAATGAGATGATGGACGCATTCTCTATCTGCGGAACACCAGACGACTGTAAGGCAAGGATCAACGACCTGCTTGACATCGGTGTAACCCAGATCGTTGCAGGTTCCCCAATAGGACCTGACAAAGAGAAGGCCATCAAGCTCATCGGTAAAGAAATCATTGGATAA
- the fpoF gene encoding F420H2 dehydrogenase subunit FpoF yields the protein MAHPKILEVIEHDVCTSCGACVSACPAGAIVMNKHAEVRDPDNLELYVKGAAPNVCEGCLTCARLCPVIDGYVEDEFANVKEFFGAKSTIKGQDGGVTSILAKALLETGTVDCIVGIARDGEWGTELIVMTKPEDVDRTTGTKYTYDSVLSALREPFEKYDKIGVIGVPCQAHGARLLFENNNDKIVVILGLLCMESFYHDVMTEKIVPEVMGLNLNDVVKMDFGKGKFWNYTKDGEEHSVKIAEVAHYARNPCHNCCDYTSVSADISLGSVGTPDGWNCVLIRTDVGKKIFELVKDKVEIMEDPKPGMDLIGKLAKMKHDNNSGHYLEVCEKFSFDECGIH from the coding sequence ATGGCCCATCCAAAAATATTAGAGGTCATTGAGCACGACGTCTGCACTTCTTGTGGGGCATGCGTTTCAGCATGTCCTGCAGGTGCTATTGTTATGAACAAGCATGCAGAAGTCCGTGACCCTGATAATTTAGAATTATACGTCAAAGGAGCAGCGCCAAATGTATGTGAGGGATGTCTCACATGTGCAAGACTCTGTCCTGTTATTGACGGATATGTAGAAGACGAGTTTGCAAATGTAAAAGAGTTCTTTGGAGCAAAGAGTACCATAAAAGGTCAGGATGGTGGTGTAACTTCCATTCTTGCAAAGGCTTTGCTTGAAACCGGCACGGTAGATTGTATTGTTGGTATTGCCAGAGATGGTGAATGGGGTACTGAACTTATTGTTATGACCAAGCCGGAAGATGTTGACAGAACAACAGGTACCAAGTATACTTATGATTCTGTACTTTCAGCACTCAGAGAACCTTTTGAGAAATATGATAAGATTGGTGTTATTGGTGTTCCCTGCCAGGCCCATGGTGCACGTCTTCTCTTTGAGAACAACAATGACAAGATCGTTGTGATCCTTGGTCTTCTGTGCATGGAAAGTTTCTACCATGATGTAATGACAGAGAAGATCGTCCCTGAAGTAATGGGACTTAACCTTAATGATGTCGTAAAGATGGACTTCGGTAAGGGTAAGTTCTGGAACTACACAAAGGATGGTGAAGAACACAGTGTTAAGATCGCTGAGGTTGCTCACTATGCAAGAAATCCATGCCACAACTGTTGTGACTATACATCAGTATCTGCTGACATATCACTGGGATCTGTCGGAACTCCAGATGGCTGGAACTGTGTGCTTATAAGGACTGATGTCGGTAAGAAGATTTTCGAGCTTGTCAAGGATAAGGTCGAGATCATGGAAGATCCAAAACCAGGAATGGATCTTATCGGGAAGCTTGCCAAGATGAAACACGATAACAACTCAGGTCACTACCTTGAAGTCTGTGAGAAATTCTCATTTGATGAATGTGGCATTCACTGA
- a CDS encoding nicotinamide-nucleotide adenylyltransferase: MHMRRAFYIGRFQPFHLGHYSLIKDIARDVDEVVIGIGSAQKSHEPKNPFTAGERVMMIKHALEDAGIKHYAIPLEDLQRNAVWVSHIISMTPPFDVVYSNNPLVVRLFKESGIPVEQPPMYQREGYSGSEIRKRMLRDEDWKSLVPEAVVDVIEEIDGVNRLKCVSKSDAD; this comes from the coding sequence ATGCACATGAGAAGAGCGTTCTATATTGGACGCTTTCAACCATTTCATCTCGGACATTACTCTTTAATAAAAGATATTGCCCGGGATGTAGATGAAGTAGTAATTGGCATCGGCAGTGCGCAGAAAAGCCACGAGCCCAAGAATCCATTTACTGCAGGTGAACGCGTAATGATGATCAAGCATGCTTTAGAGGATGCTGGCATTAAACATTACGCGATTCCTCTGGAAGACCTGCAAAGAAATGCTGTGTGGGTCTCTCATATTATTTCTATGACACCACCTTTTGATGTGGTCTATTCTAACAATCCACTTGTTGTTCGTCTTTTTAAAGAATCGGGCATTCCGGTAGAGCAACCTCCAATGTATCAGAGGGAAGGTTATTCCGGCAGCGAAATTCGAAAAAGGATGCTAAGAGATGAGGATTGGAAATCTCTTGTTCCTGAGGCTGTTGTTGATGTTATCGAGGAAATAGATGGTGTTAACAGACTCAAGTGCGTATCAAAATCAGATGCCGATTGA
- a CDS encoding DUF6951 family protein — protein sequence MAEVVINSNICGFAHKVHGKMDGKNIIIDIESDCEKIKKLSHMEVPMDQTLDIKDNYVLTKAQEAQCSSNCLVPCGILNVCRIEMGMLSASLARKSGNISIDFK from the coding sequence ATGGCTGAAGTTGTTATTAACTCAAACATATGTGGCTTTGCACATAAGGTGCATGGAAAAATGGATGGAAAGAACATCATTATCGATATCGAAAGTGATTGTGAGAAAATAAAGAAGTTATCACATATGGAAGTGCCTATGGACCAGACACTTGATATCAAGGATAATTATGTGTTGACAAAAGCTCAGGAAGCGCAATGTTCATCTAACTGCCTTGTTCCATGTGGAATACTAAATGTATGTCGTATAGAAATGGGTATGTTATCCGCATCACTGGCAAGGAAATCAGGAAATATCAGTATAGATTTCAAATAA
- a CDS encoding PhzF family phenazine biosynthesis protein produces MITIYQVDAFTDIPFAGNPAGVCILDGPANEEWMQNVAKEMAISETAFLYPENDGYDLRWFAPDAEVDLCGHATLASAHILWEKGFAGEDETLRFFTKSGLLTATFNDGWVELDFPALTEEETDAPVGLTEALGVKTLYTGKNAFDYLVEVASEEELRSIKPDLPKLAEITARGINVTAISSSKEYDFISRLFAPAIGIPEDPVTGSAHCCLGPYWAKKLNKTVFTAYQASERGGFLKVQVKGERVLISGKAVTVIEGKILGQ; encoded by the coding sequence ATGATAACGATCTATCAGGTAGATGCTTTCACTGACATACCTTTTGCCGGAAACCCCGCAGGAGTTTGTATTCTTGACGGGCCGGCTAATGAAGAATGGATGCAGAACGTAGCAAAGGAAATGGCTATTTCGGAAACTGCATTCCTGTATCCTGAAAATGACGGGTACGATCTGCGCTGGTTTGCACCTGACGCAGAAGTAGACCTTTGCGGACATGCAACTCTTGCAAGTGCCCATATTTTGTGGGAAAAAGGATTCGCAGGAGAAGATGAAACCTTAAGGTTCTTCACAAAAAGCGGTTTGCTAACTGCTACCTTTAATGATGGATGGGTCGAGCTTGACTTCCCCGCACTTACAGAAGAAGAGACTGATGCTCCGGTAGGACTTACAGAAGCCCTTGGAGTAAAAACATTATATACTGGAAAAAATGCTTTTGATTATCTTGTTGAAGTTGCTTCAGAGGAAGAGTTGAGATCGATAAAGCCTGACCTCCCCAAGCTTGCAGAGATAACTGCCAGAGGAATAAATGTCACAGCTATTTCTTCGTCCAAAGAATACGATTTCATATCCAGGCTTTTTGCTCCTGCAATAGGAATTCCCGAAGACCCGGTTACCGGTTCCGCCCACTGCTGCCTTGGACCTTATTGGGCAAAAAAACTGAACAAGACCGTTTTCACTGCATATCAGGCCTCTGAAAGAGGCGGATTCCTTAAAGTACAGGTTAAAGGTGAAAGAGTTCTGATCTCCGGTAAGGCAGTGACTGTTATTGAAGGAAAGATACTGGGACAATGA
- the cysS gene encoding cysteine--tRNA ligase: MVLRVYNTLTREVEDFVPLNNNKVNMYVCGPTVYDHCHLGHARSYVSFDVIRRYLIYRGYDVNYVSNITDVDDKVINRAKESGEDAFELSRKFTASFEEDMQALGVMEPDTRPKVTEHIDDIIDTVTKLIENGSAYATAKGNVYYDLEKSADRIGILSHQTVEGLMEGSGCRIDVEDDKRYQLDFVLWKNSPENEPGWDSPWGKGRPGWHIECSVMSMKYCSEQLDIHGGGMDLIFPHHEAEIHQSESCTGMHPFSKYWMHNGFLTIDKEKMSKSLGNFFTIKEVLEKFSPGTIRFFIVYTHYRSTIDFSEDALVEAGRARKRLMNASSNVKHAVSEAPDNDNDWGLSELIDETRTAFIESMDDDFNTREAIGNLFVFSRKVNSIIANEKPGRNSLGKVLDFYSEINEVLGIFDDDENSGSEEQSNGISDDDINELVELRDKARAEKNWAKADAIRDELKEEGIIIEDGKEGVRWRRE; this comes from the coding sequence GTGGTGCTTAGAGTTTACAATACATTGACAAGAGAAGTAGAGGATTTTGTACCTCTGAACAACAATAAAGTGAATATGTATGTTTGCGGACCCACAGTTTACGACCACTGTCATCTGGGCCACGCCAGAAGTTATGTTTCTTTTGATGTTATCAGGCGCTACCTGATATACCGTGGATACGATGTGAATTATGTATCCAATATTACTGATGTCGATGACAAGGTAATAAACCGGGCAAAGGAAAGCGGAGAAGATGCCTTTGAACTTTCAAGGAAGTTCACTGCATCTTTTGAGGAAGATATGCAGGCTCTTGGAGTGATGGAACCTGATACACGTCCTAAAGTTACAGAACATATAGATGACATCATAGATACTGTAACCAAGCTTATTGAAAACGGTTCAGCATATGCAACTGCGAAAGGGAACGTATACTATGACCTTGAGAAATCTGCGGACAGGATAGGCATACTTAGCCACCAGACTGTTGAAGGCTTAATGGAAGGATCAGGGTGCCGAATTGATGTAGAGGATGATAAAAGGTACCAGCTTGATTTTGTGCTCTGGAAAAACTCTCCTGAAAATGAACCCGGCTGGGACAGTCCCTGGGGAAAAGGAAGACCCGGGTGGCATATCGAATGTTCTGTCATGTCCATGAAATACTGCTCTGAGCAACTGGACATCCACGGTGGAGGAATGGACCTCATATTCCCGCACCATGAAGCTGAAATTCACCAATCCGAAAGCTGCACGGGAATGCATCCTTTCAGTAAGTACTGGATGCACAATGGTTTTCTTACCATTGACAAGGAAAAAATGTCAAAGTCCCTTGGGAACTTCTTTACAATAAAGGAAGTGCTCGAAAAATTCTCTCCCGGAACTATCAGGTTCTTCATTGTTTATACTCACTACAGAAGTACCATTGACTTTAGTGAGGATGCGCTCGTAGAAGCTGGCAGAGCAAGAAAGAGATTAATGAATGCTTCCTCAAATGTAAAACATGCGGTCTCCGAAGCACCAGATAATGACAATGACTGGGGACTTTCAGAACTCATAGATGAAACCAGAACCGCATTTATTGAGTCAATGGATGACGACTTCAATACCAGAGAAGCAATCGGTAACCTTTTTGTATTCAGCCGCAAGGTCAATTCTATAATCGCAAACGAAAAACCCGGAAGAAACTCTCTTGGGAAGGTGCTTGATTTCTACTCGGAAATAAACGAAGTCCTGGGTATCTTTGACGATGATGAGAATTCGGGCTCAGAAGAACAAAGTAATGGAATTTCAGACGACGACATTAATGAGCTTGTCGAACTCAGAGACAAAGCACGTGCTGAAAAGAACTGGGCTAAAGCTGATGCCATACGTGATGAGTTGAAAGAGGAAGGAATCATCATTGAAGATGGCAAAGAAGGAGTCCGGTGGAGAAGGGAATAG